One genomic segment of Hugenholtzia roseola DSM 9546 includes these proteins:
- a CDS encoding lytic transglycosylase domain-containing protein, whose translation MYDKNNNLRALSPLPLFLLLLLSALLSSSCKAQKVSDIQTVLPVPLPKSLTFAGEPVPLDNPDVAERLERELLHYTYSHATTLLLLKRSGRWRKGIEEILEKKQVPKDFFYLAVAESHLENFAQSGKDAVGMWQFLESTAQSYGLIVNDHIDERQDPFLAAAAAATFLTESKNKLGSWTLAAAGYNRGAFGVERALRMQKEKSYYDLFLNTETGRYIFRILALKIILENPKDYGYCIEKYDYYSPLEYDEISVTQDLESVPDFAHAQGISYNTFRQYNPAISINHNKYDFKLPKGVSSYTFRIPKKK comes from the coding sequence ATGTACGATAAAAATAATAACTTACGCGCCCTATCGCCTTTGCCGCTTTTTCTGCTCTTACTGCTAAGTGCCTTACTTTCAAGTAGTTGTAAGGCTCAAAAAGTTTCCGACATCCAAACCGTCCTGCCTGTGCCGCTGCCTAAAAGTCTGACCTTTGCAGGTGAGCCTGTGCCTTTGGACAACCCTGACGTTGCCGAGCGTTTGGAGCGCGAACTGCTGCACTACACTTATTCGCATGCCACTACCCTGCTGCTACTCAAACGCTCTGGAAGGTGGCGAAAGGGCATCGAGGAGATTTTAGAAAAAAAACAAGTGCCGAAAGACTTTTTCTATTTAGCCGTTGCGGAAAGCCACTTAGAAAACTTTGCCCAATCGGGAAAAGATGCAGTAGGCATGTGGCAATTTTTGGAAAGCACCGCCCAATCTTACGGGCTTATCGTCAATGACCACATAGACGAGCGACAAGACCCTTTTTTAGCCGCCGCCGCTGCCGCTACCTTTCTGACCGAAAGCAAAAATAAGTTGGGAAGCTGGACTTTGGCTGCCGCAGGCTACAATCGCGGTGCTTTTGGCGTAGAGCGTGCCTTGCGCATGCAAAAAGAAAAATCGTATTACGATTTGTTTTTAAATACAGAAACTGGTCGTTATATTTTTCGAATTTTAGCACTTAAAATCATTTTAGAAAATCCGAAAGATTACGGTTATTGTATAGAAAAGTACGACTATTATAGCCCTTTGGAATACGACGAAATTAGCGTTACGCAGGATTTGGAGAGTGTTCCCGATTTTGCACACGCACAAGGCATAAGCTACAATACTTTTCGCCAATACAATCCTGCTATTTCCATCAATCATAATAAGTATGATTTCAAACTACCCAAAGGCGTAAGTAGCTATACTTTTCGAATTCCGAAGAAGAAATAG
- a CDS encoding SDR family oxidoreductase, translating into MKDKVVIITGATSGIGKACAEVFGKHGSKVVITGRKKEALDTAKADLQALGIEVLALQADVSKESDNKYLVSETLKKFGKIDVLINNAGISMRALFEDLDLKVMHQVMDINFYGAVYATKYALPHLIASKGSVVGVSSIAGFRGLPARAGYSASKFALQGFLEVLRTEMLPKGVHVLTAAPGFTASNIRVTALTKDGTAQAESPRDEQKMMSAEECASHIYKAVVKRKKFLILTTQGKLTVLLNKLFPSFMDKIVYKAMAKEPDSPLPPL; encoded by the coding sequence TTGAAAGATAAAGTTGTCATCATTACAGGCGCAACTTCGGGCATAGGCAAGGCTTGTGCCGAAGTTTTTGGTAAGCATGGCTCGAAAGTAGTCATCACAGGGCGCAAAAAAGAAGCCTTAGACACGGCAAAAGCCGATTTGCAGGCGTTGGGCATCGAAGTTTTGGCACTGCAAGCCGATGTAAGCAAAGAATCTGATAATAAATACCTTGTATCAGAAACGCTTAAAAAATTTGGTAAAATAGATGTACTTATCAACAATGCAGGGATTTCGATGCGTGCCTTATTCGAGGATTTAGACCTAAAAGTCATGCATCAGGTCATGGACATCAATTTTTATGGTGCAGTCTATGCGACCAAATACGCCCTGCCGCATCTTATCGCAAGCAAAGGCTCGGTAGTGGGCGTTTCCTCCATTGCAGGTTTTAGGGGGCTGCCTGCGCGAGCGGGCTATTCGGCTTCGAAATTTGCCCTACAAGGTTTTTTGGAAGTATTGCGAACAGAGATGCTGCCCAAAGGCGTGCATGTTCTGACGGCTGCCCCAGGTTTTACGGCTTCCAACATTCGCGTTACGGCACTTACCAAAGATGGCACTGCCCAAGCCGAATCGCCACGCGATGAGCAAAAAATGATGAGCGCGGAAGAATGTGCAAGCCATATCTACAAAGCCGTTGTCAAGCGTAAAAAGTTTTTAATCCTAACTACACAGGGGAAACTCACCGTCTTGCTCAACAAACTTTTTCCCTCTTTTATGGATAAAATCGTCTATAAGGCAATGGCAAAAGAACCCGATTCGCCACTGCCACCGCTTTGA
- a CDS encoding TonB-dependent receptor, whose protein sequence is MKYQIGHSFFLKIAISCYLLFLLLAWGQKARSQQNTAAAPDRSAFAPKSKGATLQGSVLDADNEPLIGATVLIKNTSFKQITDTKGNFFFKDLPQGDYTLLAFAFGKATQERDFSITAPNQQLTLALTLTDLAQNLDAVEIQEQREATFGITQLKAIENFGIYEGKKTEVVVLEDLNGNFATNNPRQVYAKVTGLNIWESDGAGLQLGIGGRGLSPNRTSNFNVRQNGYDISADALGYPESYYTPPIEALERIEVIRGAASLQYGTQFGGLVNFRFKRGNENKKVELISRQSIGSWGFFNSFNSLGGTVAKGKLNYYTYAQYKRGNGYRENSEFEYYNFYGSFDFQATEKLNLKLDLTKMHYLAQQAGGLTDRMFADNPRQSIRARNWFLVDWNLVGLEASYLFSPQTQINIRSFGLIAKRLALGNLERINVADFGENRTLIEGGFQNVGTELRLLHRYQIGKQTHAFLVGTRLYSGTTSARQGEGSAGSDANFTFLNPNNVENSDYLFPNKNRVVFVENIFNLSTKLSLTPGLRFENIQTFSEGYFKQRVFDAAGNVIVENRVDENLNRKRSFVLAGLGLSYKKTEQVEFYANFSQNYRAINFSDLRIVNPNFVIDPNIQDEKGYTADLGCRGNFKDVFVLETTLFYLAYRDKIGQVLRADQPPLYNDYRFRGNISDARNIGLETFAEVDILKLRRKRPKKSADLNQNSPQNTQEKLENTAPKDSKWTFFVNFSLVDARYINTQDATIANKKVEMVAPLMLRTGTTWKYKSWSNSLQFSHTGEHFSDATNARRTATAVEGVIAAYQVWDISSSYTWKWLTIEGSLNNIFNQSYFTRRAEGYPGPGIIPADGRGFFLTLQGRF, encoded by the coding sequence ATGAAATATCAAATTGGTCATTCTTTCTTTTTAAAGATAGCAATTAGTTGTTATCTTCTCTTTCTTTTATTGGCTTGGGGGCAGAAAGCGCGAAGCCAGCAAAATACGGCAGCAGCACCCGACCGCTCTGCCTTCGCACCCAAAAGCAAAGGGGCAACCCTACAAGGTAGCGTCTTAGATGCTGATAATGAACCACTTATCGGAGCAACGGTTTTAATAAAAAACACTTCCTTCAAACAAATTACGGATACAAAAGGCAACTTTTTTTTTAAAGACCTGCCACAAGGCGATTACACCCTCTTGGCGTTTGCTTTTGGAAAGGCTACCCAAGAGCGCGATTTTTCAATCACCGCTCCCAATCAGCAGCTCACCCTTGCACTGACGCTCACCGATTTGGCGCAAAATTTAGACGCTGTCGAGATTCAGGAGCAGCGCGAGGCTACCTTTGGCATTACACAATTAAAGGCAATAGAAAATTTTGGCATCTATGAGGGCAAAAAAACCGAAGTGGTAGTTTTGGAAGACTTAAATGGCAATTTTGCTACCAATAATCCTCGACAAGTTTATGCAAAAGTTACAGGGCTTAACATTTGGGAAAGCGACGGCGCAGGGCTGCAACTTGGCATTGGCGGACGCGGTTTGAGTCCGAATCGAACTTCTAATTTTAATGTGCGCCAAAATGGATACGACATCTCTGCCGATGCCTTGGGCTACCCCGAAAGCTACTACACGCCGCCCATCGAGGCTTTGGAGCGCATCGAGGTCATTCGCGGTGCAGCAAGTTTGCAGTATGGTACGCAATTTGGCGGTTTGGTCAATTTTAGGTTTAAAAGAGGCAATGAAAATAAAAAAGTAGAACTTATTTCGCGCCAAAGTATTGGCTCTTGGGGCTTTTTCAATTCCTTCAATAGCTTGGGCGGCACAGTGGCAAAGGGAAAACTCAACTATTACACCTACGCACAGTACAAGAGAGGCAACGGATATAGAGAAAATTCTGAATTTGAATACTATAATTTTTATGGAAGTTTTGACTTTCAGGCTACCGAAAAACTCAATCTCAAATTAGACCTAACCAAGATGCACTATTTGGCACAGCAGGCAGGCGGGCTAACGGATAGAATGTTTGCCGACAATCCCCGACAGTCTATTCGAGCGCGAAATTGGTTTTTGGTAGATTGGAATTTGGTAGGTTTGGAGGCGAGCTATCTTTTTTCGCCGCAAACGCAAATCAATATCCGCTCTTTTGGCTTGATAGCCAAACGGTTAGCCTTGGGAAATTTGGAGCGCATCAATGTAGCAGACTTTGGCGAAAACAGAACCTTAATCGAGGGCGGCTTTCAGAATGTAGGAACGGAATTGCGCTTGCTGCACCGCTATCAAATTGGCAAACAGACACACGCCTTTTTGGTAGGCACGCGCCTTTATAGTGGCACTACTTCGGCAAGGCAAGGCGAAGGTTCGGCAGGCAGTGATGCAAATTTCACTTTTTTAAATCCTAATAACGTAGAAAATTCGGATTATCTTTTTCCTAATAAAAATCGTGTAGTTTTTGTAGAAAATATATTCAATCTTTCTACAAAATTGAGCCTAACTCCCGGTTTGCGCTTCGAAAATATTCAAACCTTTTCGGAAGGCTATTTCAAGCAGCGTGTTTTTGATGCAGCAGGTAATGTAATTGTAGAAAATAGAGTAGATGAAAATTTGAATAGAAAGCGAAGTTTTGTTTTGGCAGGTTTGGGACTTAGCTACAAAAAAACAGAGCAGGTAGAATTTTACGCCAACTTTTCGCAAAATTATCGCGCCATCAATTTTTCCGACCTGCGTATCGTCAATCCCAACTTTGTGATAGACCCCAACATACAAGACGAAAAGGGCTATACCGCTGATTTGGGTTGTAGGGGCAATTTTAAAGATGTTTTTGTGCTCGAAACGACGCTTTTCTATTTGGCATATCGCGACAAAATTGGGCAAGTTTTGAGAGCCGACCAACCACCACTATACAATGACTACCGCTTTCGCGGCAATATTTCAGATGCGCGAAATATCGGACTCGAAACCTTTGCCGAAGTGGATATTTTAAAACTTAGACGCAAAAGACCTAAAAAATCGGCTGACTTAAACCAAAATTCGCCTCAAAATACGCAAGAAAAATTAGAAAACACTGCGCCCAAAGATAGCAAATGGACGTTTTTTGTCAATTTTTCTCTGGTAGATGCGCGTTATATCAATACCCAAGACGCTACTATTGCCAATAAAAAAGTGGAAATGGTTGCGCCCCTGATGTTGCGCACAGGCACGACGTGGAAATACAAAAGTTGGTCGAATTCGTTGCAATTTTCCCATACAGGCGAACATTTTTCAGACGCAACCAACGCAAGACGCACCGCCACAGCCGTAGAAGGCGTGATTGCAGCCTATCAAGTTTGGGACATTTCGAGTAGCTACACTTGGAAATGGCTCACCATAGAGGGAAGCCTCAATAACATTTTCAACCAATCCTACTTCACACGACGCGCCGAAGGCTATCCCGGACCGGGCATTATTCCTGCCGACGGACGCGGATTTTTCCTAACTTTGCAAGGGCGTTTTTAA
- a CDS encoding HTTM domain-containing protein: MKLHFLHRPLCAAPFITFRFIFGAMMMFSAVRFWALGWIETHLAEPKFHFKYYGFEWVEVLPLPYLYAIYAIMIVAALGLMWNVAYRLSAILLFLTFTYTELIDLTYYLNHYYFVSLVCFLLIFVPKPKKEAQTGEETLPFWAIWIFRFQVALVYIYAGVAKINYDWLILALPLKIWLPANDKLPLIGYFLKQTYTAYFFAWAGMLYDCLVVFFLYWKKTRLWAYATVIFFHTLTGLMFQIGVFPLVMMGATLIFFSDAWHLKWQKKAKQLFKGKFISEPPPCPPPIGEGSKIKSFFSHKCEKNDTKLEPLPLGEGFGVGCIFRPIFNLGLILYLTFQVLFPWRYLLYDGNLFWTEEGYRFSWRVMLMEKAGTATFYVKDSATGREGEVVNSEFLNSHQEKQMAMQPDMILQFAHFLKAHYEKKGVTLPKVRAEVYVTLNARPSRLLIDPDLDLVQIKDSFAPKKWILSDKQGSRK, from the coding sequence ATGAAACTACATTTTCTACACCGTCCCCTTTGTGCCGCTCCCTTTATCACCTTTCGCTTTATTTTTGGGGCAATGATGATGTTTAGTGCGGTACGATTTTGGGCTTTGGGTTGGATAGAAACGCATCTGGCAGAGCCAAAATTTCACTTCAAATACTATGGTTTCGAGTGGGTGGAAGTGCTGCCGCTGCCCTATCTCTATGCCATTTATGCGATTATGATTGTGGCGGCGTTGGGTCTGATGTGGAACGTTGCCTATCGCCTAAGTGCGATTTTACTTTTCCTGACCTTCACCTACACCGAACTCATAGACCTGACTTATTATCTAAACCATTATTATTTTGTAAGTTTGGTTTGCTTTTTACTGATTTTTGTACCAAAACCAAAAAAAGAAGCACAAACGGGCGAGGAAACATTGCCTTTTTGGGCAATCTGGATTTTTCGCTTTCAAGTAGCCCTTGTCTATATCTATGCAGGAGTCGCCAAAATCAACTACGATTGGCTCATTTTAGCCCTGCCGCTCAAAATTTGGCTACCTGCCAACGACAAACTGCCACTTATTGGTTATTTTTTGAAACAAACCTATACCGCTTATTTTTTCGCTTGGGCAGGTATGCTTTACGATTGTTTGGTGGTCTTTTTTCTCTATTGGAAAAAAACGCGCCTTTGGGCTTATGCTACCGTCATTTTTTTTCATACCCTCACAGGGCTAATGTTTCAAATTGGCGTTTTTCCTTTGGTGATGATGGGCGCAACTTTGATATTTTTTTCCGACGCTTGGCATTTGAAATGGCAAAAAAAGGCAAAACAGCTTTTTAAAGGCAAGTTTATTTCTGAACCCCCACCCTGCCCTCCCCCCATAGGGGAGGGTTCGAAAATAAAATCATTTTTTTCGCATAAATGCGAAAAGAATGATACGAAATTAGAGCCCCTCCCTTTGGGGGAGGGGTTTGGGGTGGGGTGCATTTTTCGCCCTATTTTCAATTTAGGTCTAATTTTATACCTTACCTTTCAAGTGTTATTTCCTTGGCGTTATTTGCTTTATGATGGAAACCTTTTTTGGACAGAAGAAGGCTATCGCTTCTCTTGGCGCGTCATGCTCATGGAAAAGGCAGGAACGGCAACCTTTTATGTAAAGGACAGTGCCACAGGGCGCGAGGGCGAAGTGGTCAATAGCGAATTTTTAAATAGTCATCAAGAAAAGCAGATGGCAATGCAGCCTGATATGATTTTGCAGTTTGCACATTTTTTAAAAGCGCATTACGAAAAAAAAGGTGTAACTTTGCCCAAAGTTCGCGCAGAGGTCTATGTAACACTCAACGCCCGCCCCAGCAGATTGCTTATAGACCCCGATTTGGATTTAGTCCAAATAAAAGACTCTTTCGCACCCAAAAAATGGATACTTTCTGATAAGCAAGGTTCTCGAAAATGA
- a CDS encoding imelysin family protein: MLQKKYTLFHLLALAFFLVACEGEQGEKKAAFDRKKMLENVADNLILPAYTDLENSLRTLKSQTTAFVENPDAGSLSAVQNAWVSAYQNWQYANAYNFGAAGEAGLKKSLLEEIGTFPVSKTKIEAAVASGAYNLSDFNRDARGFLAVEYLVFGENFGQEGSQTRLLQSFENSVRRQYLLDLVENINVQVSTVKTAWQGSAREEFINNDGTEAGSSTSLLYNEFVKSFEGVKNFKLGLPMGKRPGQVQTEPQLFEAYYSGKSLEMMQMHLQAIENIWRGKSKNGTDGIGFEEYLKTVEGGTDLVQSTENQLINITAALNAVPQNEPLSVLVNQNKQPLENLYTELQKHTRFFKSDMSSLLGIAITYSSGDGD; encoded by the coding sequence ATGCTACAAAAAAAATACACGCTTTTCCATTTGCTTGCCCTTGCCTTTTTCCTTGTGGCTTGTGAGGGCGAACAAGGTGAAAAAAAGGCGGCTTTCGACCGCAAAAAGATGCTCGAAAACGTGGCAGACAATCTCATTTTGCCTGCCTACACCGATTTAGAAAATAGCCTTCGCACTTTGAAAAGCCAAACGACGGCTTTCGTAGAAAATCCTGATGCAGGCAGCCTAAGTGCCGTACAAAACGCTTGGGTGAGTGCCTACCAAAATTGGCAGTATGCCAACGCCTACAATTTTGGCGCAGCAGGCGAGGCAGGGCTAAAAAAGAGTTTGTTAGAAGAAATTGGTACTTTTCCTGTCAGCAAAACGAAAATAGAGGCGGCAGTGGCTTCGGGAGCTTACAATCTTTCGGATTTTAATAGAGATGCACGTGGCTTTTTGGCAGTAGAATATTTGGTTTTTGGCGAAAATTTTGGACAGGAAGGCAGTCAAACGCGCCTTTTGCAAAGTTTTGAAAATTCGGTGCGCCGCCAATATTTGTTGGATTTGGTAGAAAATATAAATGTGCAGGTTTCCACAGTCAAGACCGCTTGGCAGGGCAGTGCCAGAGAAGAATTTATCAACAACGACGGCACAGAGGCAGGCAGCAGTACCTCTTTGCTCTACAATGAATTTGTAAAAAGTTTTGAAGGCGTTAAAAATTTCAAATTAGGCTTGCCTATGGGAAAGCGTCCAGGGCAGGTGCAAACCGAACCCCAACTTTTTGAAGCCTATTACAGTGGCAAATCTTTGGAAATGATGCAAATGCACCTTCAAGCGATTGAAAATATTTGGCGTGGGAAGTCTAAAAATGGAACAGATGGCATCGGCTTCGAAGAGTACCTAAAAACGGTAGAAGGCGGAACAGATTTAGTACAAAGCACTGAAAATCAACTTATTAACATTACAGCAGCCCTCAATGCCGTACCGCAAAATGAGCCGCTTTCGGTCTTGGTAAATCAAAACAAGCAGCCTTTGGAAAATCTTTATACCGAACTGCAAAAACATACGCGCTTTTTCAAAAGCGATATGTCGTCCCTTTTGGGAATTGCTATTACGTATAGCAGCGGTGATGGCGATTAA
- a CDS encoding DUF4139 domain-containing protein, with protein sequence MNRNHLLRPLLCFFLVCQFSIFAQAQENVIPTKVKEVTVFLSQAELFHQEQTILKKGENQLIFRGISPHYVKESVQIAGKGDFTILSVKPQVNYLEQKNASKEFQKLQDSVRFYKEKLNEQKDEKDVLQKEVEMMVKNQQISGTNQTLTATQLKEMADFMRRQLLQTKARLRELTTEEQELSQNISRLQTQMNSISTQRKLPVGEVVVEIESKMEQKAEFRLKYLVDGAVWIPLYDLRASAIGKPIELAYKAQVAQQTGVDWEKVKLYISTINPTLGATKPENPTRWLTLYSHQKQSKQRLAKQAEASSPSLTEAEVAMGFGADDLAGEDDWGSSETAADYTTSKETPFATTFEIKLPYTIPSDGRVKVVEVQNSELPASFVYAAVPAAENAAFLVAYVTDWRQYNLVSGKANIYFENGFVGETEIETSEASDSLLLSMGRDTRLLIERKALKDYNKRKFVGTQVRESKGFEISLKNNRSETIEVEVEDYIPLSMDSRITVETDQLDGASYDAQTGRVVWKLKLSGGESKKLKFGYTLKYPKGMNLKEEIRD encoded by the coding sequence ATGAATAGAAACCACCTTTTGCGCCCTCTTCTTTGCTTTTTTCTTGTCTGTCAATTCTCTATTTTTGCCCAAGCACAAGAAAATGTCATTCCTACCAAAGTAAAAGAAGTAACCGTTTTCCTTTCCCAAGCCGAACTTTTCCACCAAGAACAAACGATTCTCAAAAAAGGCGAAAACCAACTCATTTTTAGGGGTATTTCGCCGCATTACGTCAAAGAAAGCGTGCAGATAGCGGGAAAAGGCGATTTTACAATCCTTTCCGTCAAGCCGCAAGTCAATTATTTAGAGCAAAAAAATGCGTCTAAGGAATTTCAGAAATTGCAAGATTCGGTTCGCTTTTACAAAGAAAAACTAAACGAACAGAAAGACGAAAAAGATGTCTTGCAAAAAGAAGTAGAAATGATGGTCAAGAATCAGCAAATTTCAGGGACAAACCAAACCCTGACCGCTACACAGCTCAAAGAGATGGCAGATTTTATGCGCCGCCAACTGCTACAAACCAAAGCCCGTTTGCGCGAGCTAACGACCGAAGAACAGGAGCTAAGTCAGAATATTTCGCGCCTACAAACGCAAATGAATAGCATCTCGACACAAAGAAAACTGCCCGTAGGCGAAGTAGTGGTAGAAATAGAGTCTAAAATGGAACAAAAAGCCGAGTTCAGACTCAAATACTTAGTCGATGGGGCAGTTTGGATTCCGCTTTATGATTTACGCGCCTCTGCCATTGGCAAACCCATCGAGCTTGCTTACAAAGCGCAAGTAGCGCAGCAAACAGGCGTAGATTGGGAAAAAGTAAAACTTTATATTTCTACCATAAACCCTACTTTGGGCGCAACAAAACCCGAAAATCCTACCCGTTGGCTCACCCTTTATAGCCACCAAAAACAAAGCAAACAACGTTTGGCAAAGCAAGCCGAAGCCTCTTCTCCAAGCCTCACAGAGGCAGAAGTCGCGATGGGTTTTGGTGCAGACGATTTAGCTGGTGAGGACGACTGGGGAAGCAGCGAAACAGCCGCCGATTATACCACCAGCAAAGAAACGCCCTTTGCCACTACCTTTGAAATCAAATTGCCTTATACGATTCCTTCCGACGGCAGAGTCAAAGTAGTGGAAGTGCAGAACAGTGAATTGCCCGCTTCCTTTGTCTATGCAGCCGTTCCTGCGGCAGAAAATGCTGCTTTCTTAGTCGCTTATGTAACCGATTGGCGGCAGTACAATTTGGTATCAGGAAAAGCAAATATTTATTTTGAAAATGGCTTTGTAGGTGAAACAGAAATAGAAACCTCCGAAGCAAGCGATTCGCTGCTGCTTTCTATGGGACGCGATACGCGCCTGCTAATAGAAAGAAAAGCCTTGAAGGATTACAACAAGCGCAAATTTGTAGGTACGCAAGTGCGTGAAAGCAAAGGTTTTGAAATTAGTTTGAAAAATAATAGAAGCGAAACCATCGAAGTAGAAGTAGAAGACTACATTCCGCTTTCTATGGATAGCCGCATTACAGTAGAAACCGACCAATTAGATGGCGCAAGCTACGACGCACAGACGGGGCGTGTGGTGTGGAAACTCAAATTGAGTGGCGGTGAAAGCAAAAAACTCAAATTTGGTTACACGCTTAAATATCCCAAGGGCATGAACTTGAAGGAGGAAATTCGCGACTAA
- a CDS encoding SET domain-containing protein, protein MIHPHTELRFISAEIGYGVFAKTFIPKGTIVYVKDSLEIEVTPKKYDKLDAYAREVVDKYSYRDERGYRIISWDFAKYVNHSCHHNTISTGYGFEIATRDILPDEEVTDEYAIFNLEQHFSCGCGSAHCRGQIKPTDFDLYYPTWDKEIQEALRFFAEVPQPLAIYIEAKLQQKLQFYLETGREYRSVRALQYKKMSISS, encoded by the coding sequence ATGATTCACCCCCACACCGAATTGCGTTTTATCAGTGCCGAAATTGGTTACGGCGTTTTTGCCAAAACCTTTATCCCTAAAGGCACGATTGTCTATGTTAAAGATAGCTTAGAAATTGAAGTTACCCCCAAAAAGTACGATAAATTAGATGCCTACGCCAGAGAAGTGGTAGATAAATATTCCTATCGCGACGAGCGAGGCTATCGCATCATTAGTTGGGATTTCGCCAAATATGTGAATCACTCCTGCCACCACAATACCATCAGCACAGGCTACGGCTTCGAAATCGCTACGCGCGACATCTTGCCCGACGAAGAAGTTACCGACGAATACGCCATCTTCAATTTAGAGCAGCATTTTAGCTGTGGCTGCGGCTCTGCCCACTGTCGCGGACAAATTAAGCCTACCGATTTCGACCTATACTATCCCACTTGGGACAAAGAAATTCAAGAGGCGTTGCGTTTTTTTGCCGAAGTTCCGCAGCCCTTAGCCATTTATATCGAAGCCAAATTACAACAAAAACTCCAATTCTACCTCGAAACAGGGCGCGAATACCGTTCTGTACGCGCCTTGCAATACAAAAAAATGTCTATTTCTTCTTAA
- a CDS encoding FAD-binding oxidoreductase, translated as MIAEFQRLIGAEFVLTDDEARFRYSKDHTEDYSFLPDVVLKPANTEQVSQILRFCNAHHIPVTPRGGGTSLSGGALPVRKGVVLSMERFNRILDIDTLNLQATVETGVITEVFQEAVKEKGLFYPPDPASKGSCFIGGNVAHNSGGPKAVKYGVTRDYILNMEVVLPTGEIIWTGANVLKNSTGYNLTQLIAGSEGTLGVITKIVFKLRPLPTRSMVLLASFKSNEEAMRAISAIYLAGITPSGMEFMEREAIERTTDYLQRHLHQKVSVPLKEETAAQLIIELDGNDDEIILKDAERIVSVLDTFGIEDVFYANSQTEKDELWKVRRHISPAVNAYSLTKAEDVVVPRGNLPALITAIKNIGQAYGFRSVCYGHAGDGNLHVNVMKENIPDALWNSKINEGIGEIFKEVVRLGGMLSGEHGIGIAKKPYMPLAVGQTNLNLMRAIKAAFDPNGILNPDKIF; from the coding sequence ATGATAGCCGAATTTCAACGCCTTATAGGAGCAGAGTTTGTCCTGACCGACGACGAGGCGCGTTTCCGATATAGCAAAGACCATACGGAAGACTATTCTTTTTTGCCCGATGTGGTCTTGAAGCCTGCCAATACCGAGCAGGTGAGCCAAATTCTTCGTTTTTGCAATGCCCATCATATACCCGTTACGCCACGTGGCGGAGGCACAAGCCTAAGCGGAGGCGCGTTGCCTGTGCGAAAGGGGGTTGTGCTTTCTATGGAACGCTTCAACCGTATTCTCGATATCGATACGCTTAATTTGCAAGCTACCGTAGAAACAGGCGTAATTACGGAGGTTTTTCAGGAAGCAGTCAAAGAAAAGGGACTTTTCTACCCTCCTGACCCTGCCAGCAAGGGCAGCTGTTTTATTGGGGGCAATGTCGCCCACAATTCAGGGGGACCTAAGGCGGTAAAATACGGCGTTACGCGCGACTACATTCTCAATATGGAGGTTGTCTTGCCCACAGGCGAAATTATATGGACGGGCGCAAACGTCTTGAAAAACTCGACAGGTTACAACCTGACCCAACTCATAGCAGGTAGCGAAGGCACTTTGGGAGTCATTACCAAAATTGTCTTCAAATTGCGCCCACTTCCTACGCGAAGTATGGTCTTGTTGGCTTCTTTCAAAAGCAACGAAGAAGCCATGCGAGCTATTTCTGCTATTTATTTGGCAGGCATCACGCCTTCGGGCATGGAATTTATGGAGCGCGAAGCCATCGAGCGCACCACTGACTACCTGCAAAGGCATCTGCACCAGAAAGTTTCTGTTCCTTTAAAAGAAGAAACCGCTGCCCAACTGATTATCGAATTAGATGGGAACGATGATGAAATAATTTTGAAAGACGCTGAAAGAATTGTATCTGTCCTCGATACCTTTGGAATAGAAGACGTTTTTTATGCCAATAGCCAAACCGAAAAAGACGAACTTTGGAAGGTGCGCCGCCACATTTCACCTGCCGTCAATGCCTATTCGCTTACGAAGGCGGAAGATGTAGTCGTGCCGCGTGGCAATTTGCCCGCACTCATTACGGCAATTAAAAACATTGGGCAGGCTTATGGCTTTCGGTCGGTCTGTTATGGGCATGCAGGTGATGGCAATTTGCACGTCAATGTGATGAAAGAAAATATCCCCGACGCGCTTTGGAACAGCAAAATAAATGAGGGGATAGGCGAAATTTTTAAAGAAGTGGTGCGTTTGGGCGGTATGCTCTCTGGCGAGCATGGTATCGGAATTGCCAAAAAACCGTACATGCCCTTAGCCGTAGGGCAGACCAATCTCAACCTGATGCGAGCCATCAAAGCCGCCTTCGACCCCAATGGTATCCTCAATCCTGATAAAATTTTCTAA